From a single Candidatus Baltobacteraceae bacterium genomic region:
- the argS gene encoding arginine--tRNA ligase has protein sequence MLPDDALDAFARAIEAIVGRAYPQAPPAAVEFEAPRRPEFGDFATNVAFSLAKIARRSPNDVANALIEQLRAQSPEIAGRFASIDAVAGFINVRLAPALWQALVAQILRQGADFGRALPRGERISLEFGSANPTGPLVVVQGRTLSIGDTLARAFRFRGYDVFAEWIINDAGSQVETLGRSLYARYMQHYDPSYPFPEDGYPGDYLVALAQAIARRDGEKWRDHADAIATLAKFGRDAIVAEQRATAERFGVHYDLWQSERELRKSGRMNEDLDKLRAMGLIYEADGAQYFRTSEFGDDKDRVIIRSDGSPTYFAPDIAYHFEKLSRSNRAIDILGPDHHGYIGRLKAAAAAMGFPGKLDILIAQQITLMRGGEQVSMSKREGNIITLDEILDEVGVDAARFFFAMLSTDSPLTFDLKLAVEQSSDNPVYYVQYGHARIASVLRRADPADVDAARAVPPLTVLNEPAEIALARRVAELPRVVQGVVDHLAPHRLTKYARDVATEFHQFYAECTILVDERDLRLARLALCVATRSVLAQVLELIGVSAPESM, from the coding sequence ATGTTGCCCGACGACGCGCTCGACGCATTCGCGCGGGCGATCGAGGCGATCGTCGGGCGCGCGTATCCGCAGGCGCCGCCGGCCGCCGTCGAGTTCGAGGCTCCGCGCCGGCCGGAGTTCGGTGATTTCGCGACCAACGTCGCGTTCTCGCTGGCGAAGATCGCGCGCCGCTCGCCCAACGACGTCGCGAATGCGCTCATCGAGCAACTGCGCGCGCAATCGCCCGAGATCGCCGGGCGCTTTGCCTCGATCGACGCGGTTGCCGGGTTCATCAACGTGCGACTCGCGCCCGCTCTCTGGCAGGCGCTCGTCGCGCAGATCTTGCGCCAAGGCGCGGACTTCGGTCGCGCGCTGCCGCGCGGAGAGCGCATCTCGCTCGAGTTCGGCAGCGCCAATCCGACCGGTCCGCTGGTCGTCGTGCAAGGACGCACGCTCTCGATCGGCGATACGCTCGCGCGCGCGTTCCGTTTCCGCGGCTACGACGTCTTTGCCGAATGGATCATCAACGACGCAGGCTCGCAGGTCGAGACGCTCGGCCGTTCGCTCTACGCTCGCTACATGCAGCACTACGATCCGTCCTATCCATTCCCCGAGGACGGCTACCCCGGCGATTATCTCGTCGCTCTCGCCCAGGCGATCGCGCGGCGCGACGGCGAGAAGTGGCGCGATCACGCGGACGCGATCGCGACGCTCGCGAAATTCGGTCGCGATGCGATCGTAGCCGAACAACGGGCGACCGCGGAACGCTTCGGCGTTCATTACGATCTCTGGCAGAGCGAGCGCGAGTTGCGCAAGTCCGGCCGCATGAACGAGGACCTCGACAAACTGCGCGCGATGGGATTGATCTACGAAGCCGACGGCGCGCAGTATTTCCGCACCTCGGAATTCGGCGACGACAAGGATCGCGTCATCATCCGCAGCGACGGCAGCCCAACCTACTTTGCGCCCGACATCGCCTACCACTTCGAGAAACTCAGCCGCTCGAACCGTGCGATCGACATCCTCGGTCCCGACCACCACGGGTACATCGGGCGGCTCAAAGCGGCCGCTGCGGCCATGGGCTTCCCCGGCAAGCTCGATATCTTGATCGCACAGCAGATTACGCTGATGCGCGGCGGCGAGCAGGTAAGCATGAGCAAACGCGAGGGCAACATCATCACCCTCGACGAGATTCTCGACGAAGTCGGCGTCGATGCGGCGCGCTTCTTCTTCGCGATGCTCAGCACCGACTCACCGCTGACCTTCGACTTGAAACTGGCAGTCGAGCAGAGCAGCGACAACCCGGTCTACTACGTCCAGTACGGTCACGCGCGTATCGCCTCGGTGCTGCGCCGCGCCGACCCGGCCGACGTCGATGCAGCGCGCGCCGTTCCGCCGCTAACCGTCTTGAACGAACCGGCCGAAATCGCGCTCGCGCGCCGCGTCGCCGAGCTGCCCCGTGTCGTGCAGGGCGTCGTCGACCATCTCGCGCCGCACCGGCTCACCAAATACGCACGCGACGTCGCGACCGAGTTCCACCAGTTTTACGCCGAGTGCACGATCTTGGTCGACGAGCGCGACCTCCGTCTCGCGCGACTCGCGCTGTGCGTTGCCACGCGATCGGTGCTCGCGCAGGTGCTCGAACTGATCGGCGTCAGCGCGCCGGAATCGATGTGA
- a CDS encoding 23S rRNA (pseudouridine(1915)-N(3))-methyltransferase RlmH, whose product MHLRLIAVDKIRTGYIADACADFRKRLEPYFSYAEIEVRAAHGGDPQAAVREEAERILKHVRPDDRVWLLERDGAEFSSTGLAAEIEKIARDGTSRLTFVVAGTYGADATLRDRANVLWSLSPLTFLHEWARAIVLEQLYRAAKISRNEPYHH is encoded by the coding sequence ATGCACCTTCGGTTGATTGCCGTCGACAAGATTCGCACCGGATACATCGCCGATGCGTGCGCCGATTTTCGTAAGCGGCTGGAGCCGTATTTCAGCTACGCCGAGATCGAAGTGCGCGCGGCGCACGGCGGCGACCCGCAAGCCGCAGTGCGCGAGGAGGCCGAGCGCATCCTCAAGCACGTGCGGCCCGACGATCGCGTGTGGCTGCTCGAACGCGACGGAGCCGAATTTTCCAGCACCGGGCTCGCCGCGGAAATCGAGAAAATCGCGCGCGACGGGACCTCGCGCCTGACCTTTGTCGTAGCCGGAACCTATGGTGCGGACGCGACGCTGCGCGATCGCGCGAACGTGCTATGGTCGCTCTCGCCGCTGACGTTCTTGCACGAGTGGGCTCGCGCCATCGTGCTGGAACAGCTCTACCGTGCGGCGAAGATTTCGCGTAATGAACCCTACCACCACTGA